From Acidothermus cellulolyticus 11B, a single genomic window includes:
- a CDS encoding UbiX family flavin prenyltransferase — protein sequence MTDQRQGRRPWLVGVTGASGTPYAAALLRGLLAAGRPVDLVVSRAARLTLRDEAGLTWRDDLPSLRRWLETPLDDTLPSLPAEPWDVRIWKVTDLAAPPSSGSYLTHGMVVIPASTASIAAIATGLSRDLLQRAADVTLKERRLLIVVPRETPLTGITLRQLATLADLGVAVVPAAPAFYSKPKSVQQLVDFIAGKVLDLLGVEHELFARWTGQLGG from the coding sequence GTGACCGATCAGCGGCAAGGCCGCCGTCCCTGGCTCGTCGGTGTGACGGGGGCGAGCGGTACGCCGTATGCCGCTGCGCTGCTGCGCGGCCTGCTCGCGGCGGGCCGGCCGGTCGACCTGGTGGTCTCGCGGGCCGCGCGGCTCACGCTCCGCGACGAAGCAGGCCTCACCTGGCGAGACGACCTGCCAAGTCTGCGGCGCTGGCTGGAGACCCCGCTCGATGACACCCTTCCGTCCCTCCCGGCCGAGCCGTGGGACGTGCGGATCTGGAAGGTGACCGATCTCGCGGCGCCGCCGTCCAGCGGTTCGTACCTGACCCACGGCATGGTCGTGATACCGGCCAGTACGGCGTCCATCGCGGCCATCGCAACCGGGCTGTCCAGGGATCTGCTGCAACGCGCCGCGGATGTCACCCTCAAAGAACGGCGTCTGCTGATCGTCGTCCCGCGGGAGACCCCGCTCACCGGAATCACCCTGCGCCAGCTGGCGACTCTGGCGGATCTGGGGGTGGCGGTCGTACCGGCGGCGCCCGCTTTTTACAGCAAACCGAAGAGCGTGCAGCAGTTGGTCGATTTCATCGCCGGGAAGGTGCTGGACCTGCTCGGCGTCGAGCACGAGCTCTTCGCGCGGTGGACGGGACAGCTCGGCGGTTGA
- the mqnP gene encoding menaquinone biosynthesis prenyltransferase MqnP: MTSRRVETTDAGTSPRSETPPARRPGRLRAFLRLVQFEHSVFALPFAYIAALTAMWQADRHVHWRQLGIVTVAMVAARTFAMAVNRIVDRHIDARNPRTRQRELVTGVVSVRAAGIGALSALAVLVVSAAALNRLCLYLSPVAAFVLAGYPYAKRITWAPHAVLGLAQTIGPIGAWIAVTGTWSWTAVLLGLAVGCWIGGFDIIYALQDYEFDRTVGIQSLPARFGPHIALAWSRVAHFATIALLLWFGAAAGLRIVWLVGVLAAAVALGYEQHLVKPSDFSKVNRAFFTVNGYIGVGLFLFGLGDLIAGGLRW; encoded by the coding sequence GTGACCAGTCGACGCGTGGAGACCACCGACGCCGGGACGTCCCCCCGCTCCGAGACGCCGCCCGCGCGGCGACCCGGCCGGTTGCGGGCGTTCCTCCGCCTCGTTCAATTCGAGCACTCCGTTTTCGCGTTGCCCTTCGCGTACATCGCCGCGCTCACCGCCATGTGGCAGGCGGATCGGCATGTCCATTGGCGCCAGTTGGGAATTGTCACCGTCGCCATGGTTGCGGCTCGCACGTTTGCGATGGCGGTGAACCGGATTGTCGACCGGCACATCGACGCGCGCAATCCCCGGACGCGTCAGCGGGAACTGGTGACCGGGGTTGTCTCGGTGCGTGCGGCCGGCATCGGAGCGCTGTCCGCCCTCGCCGTGCTGGTCGTCTCCGCCGCCGCGCTGAACCGGCTCTGCCTGTATTTGTCGCCGGTCGCTGCGTTCGTCCTTGCGGGTTATCCATATGCGAAACGCATCACTTGGGCGCCGCACGCTGTCCTTGGGCTCGCGCAAACCATCGGTCCCATCGGCGCGTGGATTGCGGTGACGGGTACGTGGTCGTGGACGGCGGTCTTGCTGGGCCTTGCCGTGGGGTGCTGGATCGGCGGCTTTGACATCATCTATGCCTTGCAGGATTACGAGTTCGACCGGACCGTCGGAATTCAGTCCTTGCCGGCCCGGTTCGGCCCGCATATCGCGCTCGCGTGGTCACGGGTGGCGCACTTTGCCACCATCGCCCTCCTGCTCTGGTTCGGCGCCGCCGCCGGCCTCCGGATCGTCTGGCTGGTCGGCGTACTCGCGGCCGCCGTCGCACTCGGCTACGAGCAGCATCTCGTGAAGCCGTCGGACTTTTCCAAAGTGAACCGCGCATTCTTCACGGTCAACGGATACATCGGTGTCGGGCTTTTTCTGTTCGGTCTCGGCGACCTTATCGCCGGAGGGCTGCGGTGGTGA
- a CDS encoding geranylgeranyl reductase family protein, translating to MAQTPQPVPTTGSTTPSPTVLTEPPAGAIVLDADVVVVGAGPAGSTTAAYLAQAGVDVVVLEKSAFPREKVCGDGLTPRAVRQLVRLGIDTSAQAGWLRNKGLRILGGGMRLELPWPELASFPDYGLVRPRTDFDQLLARHAAKLGAVVHERTPVSAPLIDDRTGRVVGVVATAEGERPLVVRGSVVVAADGNSGRLALAVGRDRLPRRPMGVAYRRYYASRRHDDTWLESWLELRDGGRLLPGYGWIFGMGDGTSNVGVGILNTSSAFRNIDYRALLRRWVAGMPAEWGITEETAQGPIRGAALPMGFTRKPQYADGLLLVGDAAGMINPCNGEGIAYAMESGAAAAEIIVQALAKPTGAARERTLRSYPRVLAEQYGGYYTLGRWFVQLIGKPGVMRFLTRHGLPHPQLMRFTLKFLANLTDPRDGDAMDRIINAASRWAPAA from the coding sequence GTGGCGCAAACACCGCAGCCGGTTCCAACGACGGGTTCGACCACCCCGTCCCCAACGGTCCTGACCGAGCCACCCGCGGGGGCTATCGTCCTGGACGCGGACGTCGTCGTCGTCGGGGCGGGACCGGCGGGCTCGACGACCGCCGCGTATCTCGCCCAGGCCGGCGTCGATGTCGTCGTCCTGGAGAAGAGTGCATTTCCGCGCGAGAAGGTCTGCGGCGACGGTCTGACGCCCCGGGCGGTCCGGCAGCTCGTGCGACTCGGCATTGACACGTCGGCCCAGGCGGGTTGGCTGCGCAACAAGGGACTGCGCATTCTCGGCGGCGGGATGCGGCTGGAGCTTCCCTGGCCGGAGCTGGCCAGCTTCCCGGACTACGGGCTGGTCCGTCCCCGGACCGACTTCGACCAGCTTCTTGCCCGGCACGCTGCGAAACTCGGCGCCGTCGTGCACGAGCGGACGCCGGTGTCGGCGCCGCTGATCGATGACCGTACCGGCCGGGTGGTCGGGGTGGTGGCCACCGCCGAGGGTGAACGACCGCTCGTTGTGCGGGGATCTGTCGTCGTCGCCGCGGATGGGAATTCGGGCCGGCTCGCGCTTGCGGTCGGCCGCGACCGGTTGCCGCGGCGCCCGATGGGTGTGGCCTACCGGCGGTATTACGCCTCCCGGCGGCACGACGACACCTGGTTGGAATCGTGGCTGGAGCTGCGGGACGGCGGACGGCTGCTGCCCGGGTACGGCTGGATTTTCGGCATGGGCGACGGGACGAGCAACGTGGGTGTCGGCATCCTCAACACGTCGTCCGCCTTCCGGAACATTGACTATCGAGCGCTGCTGCGCCGCTGGGTCGCCGGCATGCCCGCCGAGTGGGGGATTACCGAGGAGACAGCCCAGGGGCCGATCCGCGGCGCCGCGCTGCCCATGGGCTTCACCCGCAAACCGCAGTACGCCGACGGGCTTCTCCTCGTCGGCGACGCCGCAGGAATGATCAATCCGTGCAACGGTGAGGGCATCGCGTACGCGATGGAGTCCGGTGCGGCCGCTGCAGAGATCATCGTTCAAGCGCTGGCCAAGCCGACCGGCGCCGCCCGGGAGCGGACGCTTCGCAGCTACCCGCGGGTGCTGGCCGAGCAGTACGGCGGTTACTACACCCTCGGACGGTGGTTCGTCCAGCTGATCGGAAAGCCGGGAGTGATGCGGTTCCTGACCCGGCACGGCCTTCCGCACCCTCAACTGATGCGTTTCACCTTGAAATTCTTGGCGAATCTGACCGATCCGCGTGACGGCGACGCGATGGACCGCATCATCAACGCGGCCAGTCGATGGGCTCCGGCGGCGTAA
- a CDS encoding demethylmenaquinone methyltransferase has translation MADDNGDMVDHSGGRVAVTSGGDPSDGREDQTAVDKDPSSIAAMFDTVARRYDLVNDLLSLGQDRLWRRAVARAVAARPGERVLDLAAGTGTSSLAFTASGASCVACDFSLGMLREGRRRYGSRLVYVAGDALALPFADGVFDVVTMSFGLRNVADVDAALRECLRVARRGGRLVICEFSTPTPRLVRWGYDAYLRLVPVIGARFGSNPGSYRYLAASIRGWPDQRTLATRIAAAGWEKVAWRNLSLGVVSIHRAIKP, from the coding sequence ATGGCCGACGACAACGGCGACATGGTCGACCACAGCGGCGGGAGAGTCGCTGTGACCTCCGGCGGCGACCCGTCGGATGGTCGCGAAGACCAGACGGCCGTCGACAAGGACCCGTCGTCCATCGCCGCCATGTTCGACACGGTGGCGCGCCGCTACGACCTCGTCAACGATCTCCTCTCGCTCGGCCAGGATCGGCTCTGGCGTCGGGCGGTGGCACGAGCCGTCGCGGCCCGTCCCGGTGAGCGGGTGCTCGATCTGGCCGCCGGGACCGGCACGTCGTCGCTGGCGTTCACGGCGTCGGGTGCGTCCTGTGTCGCCTGCGACTTCTCCCTCGGCATGCTGCGCGAGGGACGGCGTCGCTACGGTTCGCGGCTGGTGTACGTCGCCGGGGACGCACTGGCGCTCCCGTTCGCCGATGGCGTCTTCGACGTCGTCACGATGTCCTTCGGCCTGCGGAACGTGGCCGACGTGGACGCCGCGTTGCGCGAGTGCCTGCGGGTCGCCCGGCGGGGCGGCCGGCTCGTCATCTGCGAATTCAGTACGCCGACCCCCCGGCTCGTCCGGTGGGGTTACGACGCGTACTTGCGGTTGGTGCCGGTGATCGGGGCACGGTTCGGCTCGAATCCGGGCTCGTACCGCTACCTGGCCGCGTCGATCCGCGGCTGGCCGGACCAGCGGACGCTTGCCACCCGCATCGCCGCCGCCGGATGGGAAAAGGTTGCGTGGCGGAACCTCTCGCTGGGGGTGGTGAGCATCCACCGCGCCATCAAGCCGTAA
- a CDS encoding menaquinone biosynthetic enzyme MqnA/MqnD family protein: MTVPRPRVGHIQFLNCLPLYWGLVRSAALLDIELFRDTPDRLSDRLVDGDLDIAPISVVEYLRHSADLLLLPDLAVGADGPVMSCVLASQLPLTDLDGRLVALGSTSRTTVELARMLLEERIGVQPRYLTCPPDLPAMMLEASAAVLIGDVALRTTLRDGARLGLEVHDMGAAWSEWTGLPMVFAVWAARREFALAHPGLVKDVHAAFLHSRDLSLARVTEVAESAARWEDFDVQTLVRYFLTLDFSLGPRQLAGLREFARRIAPRLGLVHPWHPEFVRV, from the coding sequence GTGACCGTACCGCGTCCGAGGGTAGGTCACATCCAGTTCCTCAACTGCCTTCCGCTGTACTGGGGCCTTGTCCGGTCAGCAGCCCTCCTCGACATCGAGCTTTTCCGCGACACACCGGATCGGTTGAGCGATCGGCTCGTCGACGGCGACCTCGACATCGCGCCGATCAGCGTCGTCGAATATCTGCGCCACTCCGCGGACCTGCTCCTGCTGCCCGACCTCGCGGTCGGTGCCGACGGGCCGGTCATGTCGTGTGTGCTGGCAAGTCAACTGCCGTTGACCGACCTCGACGGCCGGCTCGTCGCGCTCGGCTCGACGAGCAGAACCACCGTCGAACTGGCACGGATGCTTCTGGAGGAGCGGATCGGCGTGCAGCCGCGATACCTCACCTGCCCGCCGGATCTACCGGCGATGATGCTCGAGGCGTCGGCCGCTGTCCTCATCGGCGACGTCGCGCTGCGCACGACCCTGCGGGACGGCGCGCGGCTGGGCCTCGAGGTCCACGACATGGGAGCAGCGTGGTCGGAGTGGACCGGTCTTCCCATGGTGTTCGCCGTCTGGGCCGCCCGACGGGAATTCGCCCTCGCCCATCCCGGGCTGGTCAAGGACGTCCACGCCGCATTTCTCCACTCCCGGGACCTGTCGCTGGCTCGGGTGACCGAAGTGGCGGAATCTGCGGCGAGATGGGAGGATTTCGACGTCCAGACCCTTGTGCGGTATTTCCTGACGCTGGATTTTTCGCTCGGTCCTCGGCAGCTGGCCGGCCTTCGCGAGTTCGCCCGGCGGATCGCCCCCCGCCTCGGGCTAGTCCACCCATGGCATCCGGAATTCGTCCGCGTGTAA
- a CDS encoding BldC family transcriptional regulator: protein MIEATRDRLLTPGEVANLFRVDPKTVTRWAASGRIGSIRTPGGHRRFRESEVRALLRGESAPSFGPVAFDTEES, encoded by the coding sequence ATGATTGAGGCAACCCGAGATCGGCTCCTCACCCCGGGCGAGGTCGCCAATCTCTTCCGCGTGGACCCGAAGACGGTGACCCGATGGGCGGCGTCCGGACGGATCGGCAGCATCCGGACGCCCGGCGGCCACCGGCGGTTCCGGGAGTCGGAGGTCCGGGCCTTGCTCCGCGGCGAATCGGCGCCATCGTTCGGTCCGGTCGCCTTCGACACCGAGGAGAGCTGA
- the mqnE gene encoding aminofutalosine synthase MqnE — MDPGLQREIEAKVLAGERLSFADGVALYECDDLAWLGELAHAVRTRLNGDYVYFNVNRHLNLTNVCAASCAYCSFQRKPGEPDAYTMRVEQAVELARQMEPEGITELHIVNGLHPTLPWRYYPRMLRELKKALPNVALKAFTATEIHWFEKISGLPADEILDELIDAGLESLTGGGAEIFDWEIRRRIVDHDTHWEDWSRIHRLAHAKGLRTPCTMLYGHIEEPRHRVDHVLRLRELQDETGGFVVFIPLRFQHDPNGDPRNRLATQPMATGAEALKTFAVSRLLFDNVPHVKAFWVMHGLTTAQLALSYGADDLDGSVVEYKITHDADHYGTPNVLHREDLLELIRDAGFVPVERDTRYNVLRVYPGPDPHRRDVPQPMPTAV, encoded by the coding sequence GTGGATCCCGGGCTCCAGCGTGAGATCGAAGCCAAGGTTCTGGCAGGGGAGCGCCTGAGCTTCGCGGACGGCGTCGCCCTCTACGAGTGCGACGACTTGGCCTGGCTCGGTGAGCTCGCCCACGCCGTGCGGACCAGGCTCAATGGGGATTACGTCTACTTCAATGTGAACCGGCACCTGAACCTGACCAACGTCTGCGCGGCGTCCTGCGCATACTGCAGTTTTCAACGCAAGCCGGGCGAGCCGGACGCGTACACGATGCGGGTCGAGCAGGCGGTCGAGCTCGCCCGGCAGATGGAACCGGAAGGCATCACCGAGCTGCACATCGTCAACGGTTTGCATCCCACCCTGCCCTGGCGCTATTACCCCCGCATGCTGCGGGAACTGAAGAAGGCGCTGCCGAACGTGGCGCTGAAAGCGTTCACCGCGACGGAAATTCATTGGTTCGAGAAGATTTCCGGACTCCCGGCCGATGAGATTCTCGACGAGCTCATCGACGCCGGACTGGAATCACTGACCGGCGGCGGCGCGGAAATCTTTGATTGGGAAATCCGGCGGCGCATCGTCGACCATGACACCCACTGGGAGGACTGGTCACGGATTCACCGCCTCGCGCACGCCAAGGGACTCCGGACGCCGTGCACGATGCTCTACGGTCACATCGAAGAACCGCGGCACCGGGTCGACCACGTCCTGCGGCTGCGTGAGCTGCAGGACGAGACCGGCGGTTTCGTCGTCTTCATCCCGCTGCGTTTCCAGCACGACCCCAACGGCGATCCGCGGAATCGGCTCGCCACTCAGCCGATGGCGACCGGGGCCGAGGCGCTGAAGACCTTCGCGGTCTCCCGTCTGCTCTTCGACAATGTGCCGCACGTCAAGGCGTTCTGGGTGATGCACGGTTTGACGACGGCTCAGCTGGCGTTGTCGTACGGCGCGGATGATCTCGACGGTTCGGTGGTGGAGTACAAAATCACCCATGACGCGGACCACTACGGAACGCCGAATGTGCTGCACCGGGAAGACCTTCTCGAACTGATCCGGGACGCTGGTTTCGTCCCCGTGGAACGCGACACCCGCTACAACGTCCTCCGCGTCTATCCCGGTCCGGATCCGCACCGCCGCGACGTGCCGCAACCGATGCCGACCGCCGTATGA
- the mqnC gene encoding cyclic dehypoxanthinyl futalosine synthase, whose translation MQRAVAGERIDATEALALYTRAPLHALGRAADAVRRRRFGENAAIATYLIDRNINYTNVCVTACRFCAFYRPPKHEEGWTHSIEEILRRCGEAVDLGATQIMLQGGHHPDLGIEWYEAVFRAIKQAYPNLVLHSLGGSEVVHIARTSGLTFAEVIRRLRDAGLDSFAGAGAEILVDRQRRLIAPLKESGATWLEVMETAHRLGVQSTATFMMGTGETNAERIEHLRLIRQVQDRTGGFRAFIPWTYQPENNHLRGRTLATPVEYLRLLAVARLFLDNIAHLQVSQLTLGKEVGQLGLHFGADDLGSVMLEENVVSSAGARHQWNLAEMIHLIRTAGRIPAQRDTLYRYVRIHWTPDDDPPFDPRLRSHFSSIAVESPSVA comes from the coding sequence TTGCAGCGTGCCGTAGCCGGCGAGCGGATTGACGCGACCGAAGCGCTTGCGCTCTACACCCGCGCACCGCTGCATGCGTTGGGCCGGGCGGCCGACGCCGTCCGGCGCCGTCGCTTCGGGGAGAACGCCGCCATTGCCACGTATCTCATCGACCGGAACATCAATTACACCAACGTCTGCGTCACTGCGTGCCGCTTCTGCGCGTTCTATCGGCCGCCGAAGCACGAAGAGGGTTGGACCCATTCCATCGAGGAAATTCTCCGTCGTTGCGGGGAAGCGGTCGACCTCGGCGCCACCCAGATCATGCTTCAGGGCGGCCACCACCCTGACCTCGGCATCGAGTGGTACGAAGCGGTTTTCCGTGCCATCAAGCAGGCTTATCCCAACCTTGTCCTGCACTCACTGGGCGGTTCGGAGGTCGTCCACATCGCCCGCACCTCGGGTCTCACCTTTGCCGAGGTCATCCGCCGGCTTCGCGACGCGGGGCTCGACTCGTTCGCCGGCGCCGGCGCGGAGATCCTAGTCGACCGGCAGCGTCGTCTCATCGCACCGCTCAAGGAGTCCGGCGCCACGTGGCTGGAGGTGATGGAGACCGCGCATCGCCTTGGCGTTCAATCGACGGCGACATTCATGATGGGCACCGGAGAGACCAACGCCGAGCGGATCGAGCATCTGCGGCTTATCCGGCAGGTGCAGGACCGTACCGGCGGGTTCCGGGCGTTCATCCCGTGGACCTACCAGCCGGAGAACAACCACCTGCGCGGCCGCACCCTCGCCACGCCGGTGGAATACCTGCGGCTTCTCGCGGTGGCCCGGCTCTTTCTCGACAACATTGCGCACCTGCAGGTTTCGCAACTCACCCTAGGAAAAGAAGTCGGTCAACTCGGGCTGCATTTTGGCGCCGATGACCTCGGCTCGGTGATGCTGGAGGAGAACGTCGTCTCGTCCGCCGGCGCCCGCCACCAATGGAATCTCGCCGAGATGATTCATCTGATCCGGACCGCGGGCCGCATTCCGGCCCAGCGCGACACCCTCTACCGATACGTGCGCATTCACTGGACGCCGGACGACGACCCGCCGTTTGACCCCCGGCTCCGCTCGCACTTCTCGTCCATCGCCGTCGAGTCCCCTTCCGTGGCGTGA
- a CDS encoding DUF4229 domain-containing protein, translating to MTEDLRRRAIRAVLWYTAARLGVFVVALGLLWLVRVRGVLLVVLALLLSGLASFALLRRQREDMGSALGELARVRRERAAARLAAEDQDMEAFAPDGGPEPDGAPAPDGTPARDEEDPDAERDGADAARRSRYQDWTASGQERP from the coding sequence ATGACTGAAGACTTGCGGCGCCGCGCGATCCGTGCGGTCCTCTGGTACACGGCCGCCAGGCTCGGAGTGTTCGTCGTCGCACTCGGCCTGCTCTGGTTGGTCCGTGTCCGGGGCGTGCTGCTCGTCGTCCTGGCCTTGTTGCTCTCCGGTCTCGCCAGCTTCGCCCTGCTGCGACGCCAACGGGAAGACATGGGGTCAGCGCTCGGCGAGCTGGCGCGGGTACGACGCGAACGGGCCGCCGCACGTCTGGCAGCCGAAGACCAGGACATGGAGGCGTTCGCGCCGGACGGCGGACCCGAGCCGGACGGCGCACCCGCGCCGGACGGAACGCCCGCCCGGGATGAGGAAGACCCGGACGCCGAGCGGGATGGTGCGGACGCCGCGAGGCGGAGCCGGTACCAAGACTGGACCGCGTCTGGCCAGGAGCGGCCGTGA
- the add gene encoding adenosine deaminase has translation MPKIELHVHLEGTVEPATVLDIAARNGLALPVSTVDELSALYRVTTFSDFLRLWILTTNVLRKAEDFSQVVVDYARRAKRHGAVYIEGIFSPVERVMRGVGWAEIFDGYCEGAERAYAEHGVVVRLTPEAYRGADPELVAEMVRYAGRYRDRGVVGVGIGGDERARPTRHYAAAFAPAVDLGLGVVPHAGEFPLFPDGASGAATLRETIEALNPVRIRHGIAAAADPALVAVIRERGIVLDVCPTSNLRTGAIRDLADHPLPRLAAAGIPCTVGTDDPAVFDTDLSREFTIAARLGVEPRLLYDAGITGALCDDDVKSHLRQIGAATTWPTTTATWSTTAAGESL, from the coding sequence GTGCCGAAAATTGAGCTCCACGTTCACCTCGAAGGCACCGTCGAGCCCGCCACGGTGCTTGATATCGCCGCACGGAATGGTCTGGCGCTGCCGGTTTCGACCGTCGACGAGCTGAGTGCGCTCTATCGCGTGACGACATTCTCGGATTTTCTCCGGCTCTGGATCCTGACCACGAACGTGCTGCGGAAGGCGGAGGATTTCTCCCAGGTCGTCGTCGATTATGCGCGACGGGCGAAGCGGCACGGCGCGGTCTATATCGAGGGGATTTTCTCGCCGGTCGAGCGGGTCATGCGCGGCGTCGGCTGGGCGGAGATTTTCGACGGGTACTGCGAGGGAGCCGAGCGGGCGTACGCCGAGCACGGGGTCGTCGTCCGCCTGACGCCGGAGGCGTATCGGGGCGCGGATCCGGAGCTGGTTGCGGAGATGGTCCGGTACGCCGGCCGATATCGCGATCGGGGCGTTGTCGGTGTCGGCATCGGCGGCGACGAACGGGCCCGGCCGACGCGGCATTACGCTGCCGCGTTTGCTCCAGCGGTCGACCTCGGGCTGGGCGTCGTGCCGCACGCCGGCGAATTCCCTCTCTTTCCCGACGGAGCATCCGGCGCGGCCACGCTGCGCGAGACGATTGAGGCGCTCAATCCCGTCCGGATCCGGCACGGCATCGCCGCCGCGGCCGATCCGGCGCTCGTAGCGGTCATTCGCGAGCGGGGCATCGTCTTGGACGTCTGCCCGACCTCCAACCTGCGGACCGGAGCGATCCGCGATCTCGCAGACCATCCCTTGCCGCGCTTGGCGGCGGCCGGGATTCCCTGCACGGTTGGCACCGACGATCCCGCCGTCTTTGACACGGATTTGTCCCGCGAATTCACCATCGCGGCCCGGCTGGGCGTTGAACCGCGCCTGCTGTACGACGCTGGGATCACCGGCGCTTTATGCGACGATGACGTGAAATCGCACCTCCGGCAGATCGGAGCCGCTACCACATGGCCGACGACAACGGCGACATGGTCGACCACAGCGGCGGGAGAGTCGCTGTGA
- a CDS encoding response regulator transcription factor translates to MPLVAAMAAHDATASSGTSVRRCRVVVADDAAGMRALLATLLSIEPDFDVVGVARDGAEAVDLVLREQPDLLVIDITMPVMSGTEAIRRIREANPRVRVAVLSGERQPLPPGADAILVKGTVNEELIAVLRRLCRAGSQHDAPPPADC, encoded by the coding sequence GTGCCGCTTGTCGCGGCGATGGCCGCCCACGACGCGACCGCGTCGTCGGGCACGTCGGTGCGACGGTGCCGCGTCGTCGTCGCTGATGACGCGGCGGGTATGCGCGCGTTGCTGGCAACGCTGCTGTCGATCGAACCCGATTTCGATGTGGTCGGCGTCGCCCGCGACGGCGCCGAGGCCGTCGACCTCGTGCTGCGGGAGCAGCCGGATTTGCTCGTCATTGACATCACCATGCCGGTGATGTCCGGCACCGAGGCCATCCGGCGCATTCGAGAAGCCAACCCGCGGGTCAGAGTTGCGGTGCTCTCCGGGGAACGTCAACCGCTTCCCCCCGGCGCCGACGCCATCCTCGTGAAAGGCACCGTGAACGAGGAGCTCATCGCCGTGCTGCGGCGGCTCTGCCGCGCGGGGTCGCAGCACGACGCCCCGCCACCGGCGGACTGCTAG
- a CDS encoding menaquinone biosynthesis decarboxylase, with translation MPFADLPEFLDALERDGDLVRITAPVDPYLEITEIVDRVVRNGGPALLFENVIGYDMPLAMNVFGTPRRMAKVFGAAELDDVGRRIAGLLQPGLPQGFAGVRDVFSRAMQLRAVPPKRVRSGACQDIVLRGEDVDLTRLPALHTWPKDGGPYFTLGLTHTKHPETGQRNVGLYRLQRFDRRTIGMHWQIHKDSTAHHAVAERRGERLPVAVAFGCDPVLSYVASAPLPADIDEYAFAGFLRGERVELVECVSVPLEVPASAQVVLEGWIEPGERRPEGPFGDHTGFYTPVEPFPVLHVETVTMRKTPIFQAIVVGRPPAEDAFLGKATERIFLPLVKLLIPDIVDLDLPIEGVFHNCVIVSIEKRFPKHAHKVMHAIWGAGMLSLAKLIVVVDADCNVHDYRDVAWRAFGNVDYAHDLVQAVGPVDHLDHASYQQFWGGKIGIDATAKLPGEGYHRGWPEMIVQDRDIVERVSRRWAEFGLPAELGKARP, from the coding sequence ATGCCGTTCGCCGATCTCCCGGAGTTTCTTGACGCACTAGAGCGGGACGGCGACCTGGTGCGGATCACAGCACCGGTCGACCCGTACCTGGAGATCACCGAGATTGTCGATCGGGTGGTGCGCAACGGCGGCCCGGCGCTGCTCTTCGAGAATGTGATCGGCTATGACATGCCGCTCGCGATGAACGTCTTCGGCACGCCGCGGCGGATGGCGAAGGTCTTCGGCGCGGCGGAGCTCGACGACGTGGGCCGGCGCATCGCCGGCCTCCTCCAACCCGGGCTGCCGCAGGGTTTCGCCGGCGTACGCGACGTCTTCTCCCGGGCCATGCAGCTCCGTGCGGTGCCGCCGAAACGGGTCCGGTCCGGGGCATGCCAGGACATCGTGCTGCGAGGGGAGGACGTCGACCTCACCCGGCTGCCGGCGCTGCACACCTGGCCGAAGGACGGCGGTCCATACTTCACCCTCGGGCTCACCCACACGAAACACCCGGAGACCGGTCAGCGGAATGTCGGGCTCTACCGGCTGCAGCGCTTCGACCGGCGCACCATCGGGATGCATTGGCAGATTCACAAGGATTCCACGGCGCACCATGCGGTGGCCGAACGCCGCGGTGAACGCCTTCCGGTCGCGGTGGCTTTCGGCTGTGACCCGGTGTTGAGCTACGTGGCCTCGGCCCCGCTGCCGGCCGATATTGACGAGTACGCGTTCGCCGGTTTTCTCCGCGGGGAACGGGTGGAGCTGGTGGAGTGTGTGAGCGTCCCCCTGGAAGTTCCCGCTTCCGCGCAGGTGGTCCTGGAGGGATGGATTGAACCGGGCGAACGGCGTCCGGAGGGGCCATTCGGCGATCACACCGGTTTCTATACGCCGGTCGAACCGTTTCCGGTGTTGCACGTGGAAACCGTGACGATGCGCAAGACCCCCATCTTCCAAGCCATCGTGGTCGGGCGTCCCCCTGCGGAGGACGCCTTTCTCGGGAAGGCGACGGAGCGCATCTTTCTTCCCTTGGTAAAACTGCTCATTCCCGATATCGTGGACCTCGACCTGCCCATCGAAGGCGTTTTTCACAACTGCGTCATCGTCAGTATCGAGAAGCGCTTTCCGAAACACGCGCATAAAGTGATGCACGCCATCTGGGGCGCCGGCATGCTGTCGTTGGCCAAGCTCATCGTTGTCGTGGACGCCGATTGCAACGTCCACGACTACCGGGACGTCGCGTGGCGGGCCTTCGGCAACGTCGATTACGCCCATGACCTCGTGCAGGCGGTCGGTCCGGTCGACCACCTCGACCACGCAAGCTATCAGCAATTCTGGGGCGGCAAAATCGGCATCGACGCGACGGCGAAACTGCCCGGCGAAGGGTACCACCGCGGCTGGCCGGAGATGATTGTCCAGGATCGCGACATCGTCGAACGGGTGAGCCGGCGTTGGGCGGAGTTCGGTCTTCCCGCCGAGCTGGGAAAGGCGCGTCCGTGA